The Anaerolineae bacterium genome contains a region encoding:
- a CDS encoding zinc ribbon domain-containing protein, which produces MPIYEYRCPDCGAVFSKMRPMSQADAPVECEQCGKQNARRMLSRIAAVRRGDGAGAGGGGCAGCSSANCSTCGR; this is translated from the coding sequence ATGCCCATATATGAATATCGCTGTCCGGACTGCGGGGCGGTGTTCTCGAAGATGCGCCCCATGAGTCAGGCGGATGCGCCGGTGGAGTGCGAGCAGTGCGGGAAGCAGAACGCCCGGCGCATGCTGTCGCGCATTGCGGCAGTGCGCCGCGGGGACGGCGCCGGCGCGGGCGGCGGAGGATGCGCCGGCTGCAGCTCCGCAAACTGCAGTACCTGCGGACGTTAA
- a CDS encoding cupin domain-containing protein encodes MTGPRAKVVHYTRVPAQEFGDEAPGVTIRWLIDEEHDGAPYYAMRLIEVAPGGHTPRHAHPFEHENFILEGKGRLLIGETWHEVGPGDVAFVPPGVEHTYENAGDGPFKFLCSIPVTSILSGKR; translated from the coding sequence ATGACAGGACCCAGGGCCAAAGTGGTTCATTACACACGGGTGCCGGCGCAGGAATTCGGCGACGAAGCCCCCGGCGTCACCATCCGCTGGCTGATTGACGAGGAACACGACGGCGCGCCGTATTACGCCATGCGGCTGATCGAGGTGGCGCCCGGTGGACACACTCCCCGCCATGCCCATCCCTTCGAGCATGAGAATTTCATCCTGGAGGGGAAGGGCCGGCTCCTTATTGGCGAGACCTGGCACGAGGTGGGGCCAGGAGATGTGGCATTCGTCCCGCCGGGGGTGGAGCACACGTACGAGAACGCCGGCGATGGGCCGTTCAAGTTCCTCTGCTCCATTCCTGTGACGAGCATCCTATCCGGCAAACGGTAA